A stretch of the Sulfurospirillum sp. UCH001 genome encodes the following:
- a CDS encoding efflux RND transporter permease subunit, with product MIAHFFIHRPIFAWVISIVIMLAGMGSILTLPVAQYPDVAPPTIRIDTTYTGASAQTVENSVVQIIEQQLTGLDGLLYFSSSSSSSGSARIDVTFQKGTDADTAQVQVQNKVAQITTRLPKSVQNEGVRVTKAQNDFLMIVSLYDTTDTKMSVDVADYLLSNMQDPIARLEGVGTVQVFGGQYAMRIWLDPNKLASYSLMPSDISSAITAQNVQVSAGSIGALPSNKDQQLNATVTAKSQLQTPEEFANIIVKSDSNGALVRLGDVARVELGSESYNSVTRLNGHPASGLAVMLAPGANALATADRVKKTVAKMEATMPDGYKVAYPRDSTKFIRISIEEVVKTLFEAILLVVVVMFVFLQNWRATLIPAIAVPVVLLGTFGVLEVFGYSINTLTMFGMVLSIGLLVDDAIVVVENVERIMREEKLSPMEATEKSMREITSALIGIATVLSAVFLPMAFFGGSTGVIYRQFSITIVSSMVLSVIVALTLTPALCASLLKPHTESHGRGFFGWFNTTFDRLIERYKGNVSSVIARPIRWMVVYGIIASVMAFLILRLPTGFLPSEDQGNSMVQFSLPEGASFKRSDAVAREIERYFLNEESNNTEAIFTISGFSFSGSGQNAGMAFVALKDWDKRPGVYNRADTISSRATMNLSRVRDAQIFSLNPPAIQGLGQSNGFNFQLQALSDTDREAFKTFRDTLLSNVRQDSLFTAVRLGSLGETPQLKVKIDEAKAVALGLSLSDIDETLSFAWAGKYVNDFVDRGRVKKVYAQGDMEFRSKPEDLDKWFVKSSSNVMTPFSSFATSQWSYGAQTLTRYNGLASYEIQGASAPGVSSGVAMDRMEALQEALPAGTSFAWSGLSYQERLSSGQTVKLYAISILVVFLCLAALYESWAVPFSVLLVIPLGIFGSVVAASLRGLENDVYFQVALLTTIGLSSKNAILIVEFAEAAYNRGSSLIEAAVEGAKLRLRPILMTSLAFIAGVLPLALSSGAGANSRISIGTGIVGGTLSATFLAIFLVPLFFVLVRGMFPKRQHHATLVGEV from the coding sequence ATGATCGCACACTTTTTTATCCATAGACCCATTTTTGCATGGGTTATTTCCATTGTTATTATGCTTGCAGGTATGGGCTCCATCTTAACCCTGCCCGTAGCGCAATACCCAGATGTTGCGCCTCCTACCATTCGCATTGACACAACTTATACGGGAGCTTCTGCGCAAACGGTGGAGAACAGTGTTGTGCAGATCATCGAACAACAGCTTACAGGGCTGGATGGACTGTTGTATTTTTCTTCCAGTAGTAGCTCATCAGGAAGCGCACGCATTGATGTTACCTTTCAAAAAGGAACGGATGCCGATACTGCGCAAGTGCAAGTGCAAAACAAAGTAGCTCAAATTACGACACGTCTTCCAAAGTCCGTTCAAAATGAGGGTGTACGTGTCACCAAAGCACAAAATGACTTTTTGATGATTGTCTCTTTGTACGACACGACCGATACGAAAATGTCGGTGGATGTGGCGGATTATCTACTCAGTAACATGCAAGACCCGATCGCCCGTTTAGAAGGTGTGGGTACAGTGCAAGTGTTTGGCGGTCAATACGCGATGCGTATTTGGCTAGACCCCAATAAATTGGCTTCGTATAGCTTGATGCCCTCTGACATCAGCAGTGCCATTACCGCACAAAATGTTCAGGTCTCAGCAGGTAGTATAGGTGCACTTCCTAGCAACAAAGACCAACAGCTCAATGCTACGGTAACAGCAAAATCACAATTGCAAACACCAGAAGAATTTGCGAATATCATCGTTAAAAGTGATAGCAATGGAGCCCTTGTTCGCTTAGGCGATGTTGCCAGAGTTGAACTTGGCAGTGAGAGTTACAACAGTGTCACCAGACTGAACGGTCACCCTGCTTCTGGACTTGCTGTTATGCTCGCCCCTGGTGCAAATGCCCTTGCAACAGCAGATCGTGTCAAAAAAACCGTTGCTAAGATGGAAGCTACGATGCCAGATGGCTACAAAGTAGCGTATCCACGTGATAGTACAAAGTTTATTCGCATCTCGATTGAAGAGGTTGTGAAAACACTTTTTGAAGCGATCTTACTCGTTGTTGTCGTTATGTTTGTCTTCTTACAAAATTGGCGAGCAACACTGATTCCAGCGATTGCTGTGCCCGTTGTTCTTTTAGGAACATTTGGTGTTTTAGAGGTTTTTGGCTACTCCATCAATACGCTCACCATGTTTGGTATGGTACTCTCCATCGGTCTTTTGGTGGATGATGCAATTGTTGTTGTTGAAAATGTTGAACGTATTATGCGTGAGGAAAAACTTTCCCCTATGGAAGCGACCGAGAAATCGATGAGGGAGATCACCAGTGCGCTGATTGGTATTGCAACGGTGCTCTCAGCCGTCTTCCTTCCTATGGCGTTTTTTGGAGGATCAACGGGTGTAATTTACCGACAATTTTCCATTACCATCGTTTCATCAATGGTACTTTCTGTTATTGTGGCATTGACGTTGACACCAGCACTGTGTGCTTCATTACTCAAGCCGCATACAGAGAGTCATGGACGTGGTTTTTTTGGCTGGTTTAACACGACCTTTGATCGTTTGATTGAACGCTACAAAGGTAATGTGAGCTCTGTCATCGCCCGTCCGATTCGTTGGATGGTAGTGTATGGCATTATTGCCTCAGTGATGGCATTTTTGATTTTACGCCTTCCTACAGGCTTTTTACCCAGTGAAGACCAAGGCAACAGCATGGTTCAGTTTAGTTTGCCTGAGGGTGCTTCATTTAAACGAAGTGATGCGGTAGCCCGTGAGATTGAACGCTACTTCTTAAATGAAGAGAGCAATAACACCGAAGCGATTTTTACCATCTCAGGTTTTAGTTTTAGTGGAAGCGGTCAAAATGCTGGTATGGCGTTTGTGGCGCTCAAAGATTGGGATAAAAGACCTGGCGTGTATAACAGAGCAGACACCATTTCAAGTCGTGCGACGATGAATCTTTCACGTGTGCGTGACGCGCAGATTTTTTCACTTAACCCTCCTGCAATTCAAGGGCTAGGGCAGAGTAATGGTTTTAACTTCCAGCTTCAAGCACTCTCCGATACAGACCGTGAAGCGTTTAAAACCTTCCGTGATACACTTTTGAGTAATGTGCGTCAAGATAGCCTCTTTACGGCTGTGCGCTTAGGAAGCCTTGGAGAAACACCACAACTTAAAGTCAAAATTGATGAGGCTAAAGCAGTCGCTCTTGGGCTTTCGCTTTCTGATATTGATGAAACACTCAGCTTCGCGTGGGCAGGTAAATATGTGAATGACTTTGTGGACCGTGGTCGTGTGAAAAAAGTCTATGCCCAAGGTGACATGGAGTTTCGCTCCAAACCAGAAGATTTGGATAAGTGGTTTGTAAAAAGTAGTAGCAATGTCATGACGCCTTTCTCGTCATTTGCAACATCGCAGTGGAGTTATGGTGCTCAAACACTCACCCGTTACAATGGTTTGGCATCGTATGAGATTCAAGGTGCTTCTGCTCCAGGAGTTAGTTCTGGTGTAGCGATGGATAGAATGGAAGCCTTGCAAGAAGCTTTACCAGCAGGTACAAGCTTTGCGTGGAGTGGACTTTCGTATCAAGAGCGCTTATCCAGTGGGCAAACGGTAAAACTGTATGCCATTTCTATCTTAGTTGTCTTCTTATGTTTAGCAGCGCTTTATGAGAGTTGGGCGGTACCATTTTCAGTTCTATTGGTCATTCCTTTGGGTATTTTTGGCTCTGTCGTTGCAGCGTCACTGCGAGGATTAGAGAATGATGTTTACTTCCAAGTGGCTCTTCTAACCACCATTGGACTCTCGTCTAAAAATGCCATTTTGATTGTTGAGTTTGCCGAAGCGGCATACAATAGAGGAAGTTCCCTTATAGAAGCTGCTGTTGAAGGTGCGAAATTAAGGCTAAGACCTATTTTAATGACCTCTTTAGCCTTTATCGCAGGCGTTCTCCCACTAGCACTTTCCAGTGGTGCGGGTGCGAACAGTCGTATCTCCATTGGTACGGGCATTGTAGGAGGAACGCTGAGTGCAACCTTCTTGGCTATCTTTTTAGTACCGCTGTTCTTTGTGTTGGTGCGAGGGATGTTCCCAAAACGTCAACATCACGCAACGCTTGTAGGGGAGGTGTAA
- a CDS encoding efflux transporter outer membrane subunit: MRTLYKSTLSIVAISFLVSGCATLSPEYERPSAPIPSTFASTAKESHQSVQELSWRAFINDERLTKVVALALEQSRDLRKAVANIEAARATYRIQRSSEFQTIEAGATGSKARSLNSTTNTTSISQSSSATIGLSSYELDLFGKARSLSEAEFETYKGVEEAEKTVRITLIAETVSVWLTYASDQSLLKLSLQTEQSAKRSLELVQKRVERGIDSNVSLYSAQSIYQQAKADVANYTTKVAQDRAALELLVGARVDDALLPQELDKTSQNWLADVPVGLSSQILLNRPDVLEAEHNLKAANANIGVARAAYFPSITLTTKGGVGSSTLSGLFSGGTSTIWSFVPNISLPLFDAGEREANLDYAKAKRDVYVATYEVTIQTAFKEVNSALARRSTIAEQYNAQKALVEANKQSYTLYDARYQKGVDTYLNVLLSERSFYNSEQSLISVRLEELNNRVSLYRVLGGGLAQ; the protein is encoded by the coding sequence ATGCGTACATTGTATAAAAGCACTCTAAGTATCGTTGCCATCTCTTTTTTAGTGAGTGGGTGTGCGACGCTTTCTCCTGAGTATGAACGACCATCTGCACCTATTCCTTCTACATTTGCTTCAACTGCAAAAGAGAGTCATCAAAGTGTGCAAGAGCTTTCATGGAGAGCATTCATCAACGATGAAAGGCTTACCAAAGTGGTCGCACTCGCTTTAGAGCAGAGTCGTGACTTACGAAAAGCGGTTGCAAACATTGAAGCTGCGCGTGCAACGTACCGCATTCAGCGAAGTAGTGAATTCCAAACCATTGAAGCAGGAGCCACTGGCTCAAAAGCACGTTCTTTAAATTCAACAACCAATACAACCTCCATCTCTCAAAGCTCCTCTGCAACCATAGGGCTCAGCAGTTATGAACTGGATCTATTTGGAAAAGCCAGAAGTTTGAGCGAGGCGGAGTTTGAAACCTATAAAGGGGTAGAAGAGGCTGAAAAAACGGTTCGCATTACCCTCATTGCTGAGACAGTGAGCGTATGGCTAACCTACGCTTCTGATCAGAGTTTATTAAAGCTTTCCTTGCAAACAGAGCAGAGTGCGAAACGTTCGTTAGAGTTGGTGCAAAAAAGAGTTGAGAGGGGCATTGATTCTAATGTTTCACTTTACAGTGCGCAGAGTATTTATCAACAAGCTAAAGCTGATGTAGCAAACTATACGACCAAAGTAGCGCAAGATAGGGCTGCTTTAGAACTATTAGTCGGTGCACGTGTGGATGACGCTCTATTACCTCAAGAGTTAGATAAGACCTCTCAAAATTGGTTAGCTGATGTTCCTGTAGGACTCTCTTCGCAGATTTTATTGAATCGTCCCGATGTGCTAGAAGCAGAACACAACCTCAAAGCGGCAAATGCCAACATCGGTGTTGCCAGAGCGGCGTATTTCCCTTCTATCACACTCACCACCAAAGGTGGTGTAGGCTCAAGTACGCTCAGTGGACTTTTTAGTGGTGGAACTTCTACTATCTGGTCATTTGTACCTAACATCTCTTTACCACTTTTTGATGCAGGAGAGAGGGAGGCTAACTTAGACTATGCCAAAGCCAAACGCGATGTCTATGTGGCGACGTATGAAGTTACCATTCAGACAGCGTTTAAAGAGGTTAATTCAGCGCTTGCAAGACGTTCGACAATTGCTGAACAGTACAATGCGCAAAAAGCTTTGGTCGAAGCCAATAAACAGAGCTATACCTTGTATGATGCACGCTACCAAAAAGGGGTAGATACCTACCTTAACGTGCTTCTCTCCGAGCGTTCATTTTATAACTCCGAGCAGTCATTGATTAGCGTGCGCTTGGAAGAACTTAACAATCGTGTAAGCTTGTACCGAGTCTTAGGAGGCGGTTTAGCACAATAA
- a CDS encoding bacteriohemerythrin encodes MIIEWSERFSLNHELLDAQHQELFELANAAQRLDPNNANKAELGRLFKEFYDYMGKHFKEEEAYMQSIDYPLYEKHKKFHESIIEGMTKILKEKKGVVELQKSIQMIAKKWLAEHILENDLQIEKWRKSLIVTEKDLHASL; translated from the coding sequence GTGATCATTGAATGGAGCGAACGTTTTAGTCTAAATCATGAACTACTTGATGCACAACACCAAGAACTTTTTGAACTTGCAAACGCTGCACAAAGACTAGACCCCAACAACGCCAATAAAGCCGAATTAGGAAGACTTTTTAAAGAGTTTTATGACTATATGGGAAAACATTTCAAAGAGGAAGAGGCGTATATGCAAAGTATCGACTATCCTCTGTATGAAAAACATAAAAAATTCCATGAAAGCATTATCGAGGGAATGACCAAAATATTAAAAGAGAAAAAAGGCGTTGTTGAACTTCAAAAAAGCATTCAGATGATCGCCAAAAAATGGCTTGCTGAACATATCTTGGAAAACGATCTTCAAATTGAAAAATGGCGAAAAAGCCTTATCGTGACAGAGAAGGATTTACACGCATCGCTGTAA
- a CDS encoding pyridoxamine 5'-phosphate oxidase family protein gives MLEPIITAFLKKHHLLTLATSHNNIPYCASCFYSFIEESATFVIATDVTKTRHGKEAIENTYVAGTVALETKMVGKIQGVQFNGEFQEANDVEKKAYFKRFPYALAMQPTLWSIKITYLKFTDNSLGFGKKLEFFASN, from the coding sequence ATGTTAGAGCCCATCATTACAGCATTTTTAAAAAAACATCATCTGCTTACTTTAGCCACAAGTCACAACAATATACCCTATTGTGCTTCTTGTTTTTATAGCTTTATAGAGGAGAGTGCAACATTTGTCATCGCTACCGATGTCACCAAAACCAGACATGGAAAAGAAGCCATAGAAAATACATATGTTGCAGGAACGGTTGCGCTAGAGACAAAAATGGTAGGAAAAATACAAGGAGTACAGTTTAACGGAGAATTTCAAGAGGCAAATGACGTCGAGAAGAAAGCCTATTTTAAACGCTTCCCTTATGCTTTAGCGATGCAACCAACGCTTTGGAGCATCAAAATAACCTATCTTAAGTTTACCGATAATTCACTTGGATTTGGCAAAAAATTGGAGTTTTTTGCCTCCAATTAA
- the sstT gene encoding serine/threonine transporter SstT translates to MERLVARYKESNLIVLILIGMVLGVCVALISSEAAMAVSILGTLFIKALKAVAPVLVLVLVATAIATKPVGVQTNIKPIVQLYAIGTFVAALIAVVVSFSFPVTLVLTTPEAGLTPPQSIVAVIKGFIVSMVDNPINALLKGNYIGVLTWAVAAGIALHHSSNHTKQMMKDVSDAMTKIVQAVIKLAPFGIMGIVAETFAETGFAALLGYGKLLVLLVGTMLFVALVVNPIIVYIKTKSNPYPLVLTCLKESGVTAFFTRSSAANIPINMALCKKLGLHEDTYSISIPLGATANMAGAAITITILTLAAVNTLGISVDIPTALLLSVVASIAAAGVSGVAGGSLLLIPLACGLFGISDEIAMQVVAVGFLIGVVQDSTETALNSSTDVVFTAACSNEPINL, encoded by the coding sequence ATGGAGCGTTTAGTCGCAAGGTATAAAGAGAGCAATCTTATTGTTCTTATCCTCATTGGTATGGTGTTGGGCGTTTGTGTCGCTCTCATCTCTTCAGAAGCTGCAATGGCAGTCTCTATTCTTGGAACGCTGTTTATTAAAGCGTTAAAAGCCGTAGCGCCTGTTTTGGTTCTCGTTTTAGTTGCTACAGCGATTGCAACAAAGCCTGTTGGTGTTCAAACAAACATTAAGCCTATTGTTCAACTCTATGCAATAGGAACATTTGTGGCTGCCCTCATTGCGGTTGTTGTTAGTTTTTCGTTTCCAGTAACATTGGTTCTCACTACTCCAGAGGCTGGCTTAACACCTCCTCAAAGTATTGTTGCGGTTATAAAAGGCTTTATCGTTAGCATGGTGGACAATCCAATTAACGCACTCTTAAAGGGCAATTATATAGGTGTGTTAACATGGGCAGTTGCTGCTGGTATTGCTCTACATCATAGTAGTAACCACACTAAGCAAATGATGAAAGATGTCAGTGATGCGATGACTAAAATCGTTCAAGCGGTTATCAAATTAGCACCATTTGGTATTATGGGTATCGTTGCTGAGACATTTGCAGAGACAGGTTTCGCGGCACTTCTAGGTTATGGTAAACTTTTAGTCCTTCTTGTTGGAACAATGCTTTTTGTAGCACTTGTGGTTAATCCAATTATTGTTTATATTAAAACAAAAAGTAATCCTTATCCTTTAGTACTTACATGTCTTAAAGAGAGTGGGGTAACAGCGTTCTTTACACGAAGTTCAGCAGCAAATATTCCTATAAATATGGCATTGTGTAAAAAATTGGGACTTCATGAAGACACATACTCTATTTCGATTCCATTAGGTGCAACAGCCAATATGGCAGGTGCGGCGATTACCATTACGATTTTAACATTGGCGGCAGTCAATACTTTGGGAATCTCTGTAGATATTCCAACAGCATTGTTGTTAAGCGTAGTTGCAAGTATTGCAGCAGCGGGTGTTTCAGGTGTTGCTGGTGGTTCTTTACTTTTAATTCCTCTTGCATGTGGACTTTTTGGTATTAGCGATGAGATTGCGATGCAAGTTGTTGCAGTTGGTTTCTTAATTGGTGTCGTTCAAGACTCAACAGAAACAGCACTTAACAGCTCAACGGACGTTGTTTTTACAGCTGCATGTTCAAATGAGCCTATTAATTTATAA
- a CDS encoding UDP-2,3-diacylglucosamine diphosphatase, producing the protein MTKYQFLGDEDPVAFRSIFISDLHLGTRFSQAEELLEFLKFTHCENLYLVGDVIDGWAIKRKIKWAQSHSDVIQKILRKARKGTNVFYITGNHDDFLRSFLPLGLGDRISVVDETEYISLRNERFYITHGDFFDSVTMTKRWLAILGDLGYDLLLNINQWLNWWRKKLRYHSHWSLSKYVKDHVKSSVSFITDFEAILSEHAKRHHFDGVICGHIHKAEIRDIEGIKYLNCGDWVESCTAIVETYEGEFRIIRWLGH; encoded by the coding sequence ATGACCAAATACCAATTTTTAGGGGATGAAGACCCAGTTGCTTTTCGCTCTATCTTTATCTCCGACCTTCACTTGGGAACACGGTTCTCCCAAGCGGAGGAGCTTTTAGAATTTTTAAAATTTACACACTGCGAAAATCTCTATTTAGTGGGTGATGTCATCGATGGTTGGGCGATTAAACGTAAGATTAAATGGGCACAATCGCATTCTGATGTCATTCAAAAGATTCTTAGAAAAGCCAGAAAAGGCACCAATGTCTTTTACATCACAGGCAATCACGACGATTTTTTGCGCTCATTCTTGCCTTTAGGTCTGGGTGATCGTATATCGGTCGTTGATGAAACCGAATACATCAGTCTCCGTAACGAGCGTTTCTACATCACGCATGGCGATTTTTTTGACTCGGTGACGATGACAAAACGCTGGCTTGCTATCTTGGGCGATTTGGGGTATGACCTGCTTCTAAACATCAACCAATGGCTGAATTGGTGGCGCAAAAAGCTTCGTTATCATAGCCACTGGTCGCTTTCAAAGTATGTGAAAGACCATGTCAAAAGCTCTGTCTCTTTTATCACCGATTTTGAGGCGATTTTAAGTGAACATGCCAAACGACACCACTTTGATGGCGTGATTTGCGGACATATTCATAAGGCGGAGATACGCGATATTGAGGGCATTAAATACCTTAACTGCGGTGATTGGGTGGAGTCATGTACGGCGATTGTGGAAACCTATGAGGGTGAATTTAGGATTATACGATGGCTGGGGCATTGA
- a CDS encoding efflux RND transporter periplasmic adaptor subunit — MIVKMLKPLLLVLPLLWLGCSQQSKPTKSAMTVEVGTYTLSAQNVTLTRELPGRTKATLSSEIRPQVGGIIQARFFEEGAFVKKDALLYQIDPSSYQAAFEEAKATLQNAEALVESTRLKSERYADLVKIDGVSKQDMEDAKASYLQAVASVEAKKAALQTARINLEYTKIKAPISGRIGTSSVTVGALVTANQTTALATIRTLDPIYVDLTQSSTQLLKLRALLEQQGIKQGSTKLALKLEDGSMYKQNGTLQFQEIAVDESTGSVTLRATFPNPDGVLLPGMYVRTLVDEAVNSAAILVPQQAIQRDPKGNATALIVTADNKVEKRVVVTERAIGDTWLVNSGLNAGDRVIVEGVNKVRVGDVVRVMDVTTTLGKAQ, encoded by the coding sequence ATGATAGTAAAAATGTTAAAACCTCTTCTTTTGGTACTTCCTCTTTTATGGCTAGGCTGTTCACAGCAGAGTAAACCTACAAAATCTGCCATGACTGTTGAAGTAGGGACATACACGCTCAGTGCTCAAAATGTTACCTTAACACGTGAGTTACCCGGGCGAACAAAAGCAACACTCAGTTCTGAAATCCGTCCTCAAGTAGGAGGAATTATTCAGGCGCGTTTCTTTGAAGAGGGCGCTTTTGTTAAAAAAGATGCATTACTGTATCAGATTGATCCAAGTTCGTACCAAGCTGCTTTTGAAGAAGCCAAAGCAACCCTTCAAAATGCAGAAGCACTGGTTGAATCCACGCGCTTAAAAAGTGAACGTTACGCTGATCTTGTAAAAATTGATGGTGTTTCTAAACAAGATATGGAAGATGCCAAAGCAAGCTATTTGCAAGCGGTTGCGAGTGTTGAAGCGAAAAAAGCAGCTCTTCAAACAGCCCGCATTAACCTAGAATACACCAAAATCAAAGCGCCTATTAGTGGGCGTATCGGTACATCAAGTGTCACGGTTGGTGCACTCGTAACGGCAAACCAAACCACGGCACTCGCTACCATTCGCACCCTTGATCCTATCTATGTCGATCTTACCCAATCCAGTACACAACTTCTAAAACTTCGAGCACTTTTAGAACAACAAGGTATCAAACAAGGTAGTACCAAACTTGCTCTTAAACTGGAAGATGGCTCCATGTATAAACAAAATGGCACACTTCAATTTCAAGAGATTGCAGTCGATGAAAGTACTGGCTCTGTGACACTTCGTGCCACGTTTCCTAACCCTGATGGCGTCTTGCTCCCAGGTATGTATGTGCGCACACTTGTAGATGAAGCGGTTAATTCTGCCGCTATTTTAGTTCCACAACAAGCTATCCAGCGTGACCCTAAAGGCAATGCAACAGCACTCATCGTTACCGCAGATAACAAAGTTGAAAAACGTGTTGTGGTAACAGAGCGAGCAATAGGCGATACATGGCTTGTGAATAGTGGTTTAAATGCAGGAGACCGCGTCATTGTTGAAGGTGTCAATAAAGTACGTGTTGGTGACGTAGTGCGTGTTATGGATGTTACTACAACGCTAGGTAAAGCACAATGA
- a CDS encoding rhodanese-like domain-containing protein, producing MRIFILVLFFIGALWAENPMVLQLTGVKTTHMMANGKAQEVFIERNTPKECNDVGINPEAIFSGDYAGKNVPPLCKKSFVTTVGKAQPMSFAQGVITVGEIEVLDFIKNKLNVNPSAYILVDARKRDWYEQMTIPSSVNIPFDEIEYDSAIPEDFERVQALLGFRKIAETYDFSHTKTALLFCNGIWCVQSRLAIEKLIKMGYPREKLLWYRGGLQDWVALGFTTIQPK from the coding sequence ATGCGTATCTTCATTTTAGTACTATTTTTTATTGGCGCACTTTGGGCTGAAAACCCAATGGTCTTACAACTCACAGGTGTAAAAACAACGCATATGATGGCTAATGGAAAAGCGCAAGAGGTGTTTATTGAACGAAATACACCAAAGGAGTGTAATGACGTTGGCATCAATCCAGAAGCGATTTTTAGCGGTGATTATGCGGGTAAAAATGTTCCGCCTTTATGTAAAAAAAGTTTTGTAACGACTGTAGGTAAAGCCCAACCCATGAGCTTTGCGCAAGGTGTCATTACCGTAGGTGAGATAGAAGTGCTTGATTTTATTAAAAATAAACTCAATGTCAATCCATCGGCTTATATCTTAGTGGATGCGCGAAAGCGCGATTGGTATGAACAGATGACCATACCCAGTAGTGTCAACATTCCTTTTGATGAGATTGAATATGACTCGGCAATCCCTGAGGATTTTGAGCGTGTACAAGCGTTATTGGGGTTTCGCAAAATAGCAGAGACCTACGATTTTAGTCATACTAAAACTGCATTACTGTTTTGCAATGGTATTTGGTGTGTTCAGTCTCGTTTAGCGATTGAAAAACTCATAAAAATGGGTTATCCGAGAGAAAAATTATTATGGTACAGAGGAGGACTTCAAGATTGGGTCGCTTTAGGGTTTACAACGATTCAACCAAAATAA
- a CDS encoding PhoH family protein, with product MSVNKVYVLDTNIILHNTNFIKELCDGGNNIIVIPETVLIELEDFKKNFTELGYQARSFARMLASCKVEEVDSGELFRVVKMRYEEDIAIHLFSKTLYSSDIDSQFINESNDKRILEVASGAQEYYPDYKVIFLSLDVYARMFGLFYNVTVESLREDRSDVPEFEFVKQLPVDSALFNTLDKKLIGEYDPEYKSGNYCYEFISPDGNSEHAIISPGGIIHMLNEELDFRGLEVKPINLKQKFFMKALLSNMYDIHVIDARAGSGKTLMAFVAAMRLVSKGSYEKIVYVRNSIESVDKGADVGYLSGNDEKFRIYNMALYDTLEFIAKKRMKKRDNTQEPQVAIEKKVQELMTKYNIEKLWPGEARGRTLSNAIVILDEWQNSSNNTTQLILSRLDNNCKAIVIGSNRQIDNMYLNRFNNGLTSLLKQTKKEQTHISLFAIELDKSVRGKFSHFADDIFGDSDKHK from the coding sequence ATGTCAGTGAATAAAGTTTATGTGCTCGATACCAACATCATCTTGCACAATACCAATTTTATCAAAGAGTTGTGTGATGGTGGCAACAACATCATCGTCATCCCAGAAACGGTGCTTATAGAGCTGGAAGATTTTAAAAAGAATTTCACTGAACTTGGCTATCAAGCCAGAAGCTTCGCACGTATGCTTGCTTCATGTAAAGTCGAAGAAGTGGACAGTGGAGAGCTTTTCCGTGTCGTGAAAATGCGCTATGAAGAAGACATTGCTATCCATCTTTTCTCAAAGACGCTTTACTCTTCAGATATTGACTCACAATTTATCAACGAATCAAACGACAAACGTATCCTTGAAGTCGCCTCAGGTGCGCAAGAGTACTACCCAGACTACAAAGTCATTTTTCTCTCTTTAGATGTGTATGCCCGTATGTTTGGGCTTTTTTACAATGTAACTGTTGAGTCTTTACGAGAAGATAGAAGTGATGTTCCAGAGTTTGAGTTTGTCAAACAGCTTCCTGTTGACTCAGCATTGTTTAATACCCTTGATAAAAAGCTGATTGGGGAGTATGACCCTGAGTATAAAAGTGGAAACTACTGCTATGAGTTTATAAGCCCCGATGGAAATTCAGAACATGCCATCATCTCTCCTGGTGGCATCATCCATATGCTCAATGAAGAGTTAGACTTTAGAGGATTGGAAGTAAAACCAATCAACCTCAAACAGAAGTTTTTTATGAAAGCGCTGCTTTCTAATATGTACGACATTCACGTCATTGATGCTCGTGCGGGTAGTGGTAAAACCTTGATGGCATTTGTCGCGGCGATGAGGTTGGTGAGTAAAGGCAGTTACGAGAAGATCGTCTATGTGCGAAACTCCATCGAAAGTGTCGATAAAGGGGCGGATGTAGGTTACCTTTCGGGTAATGATGAGAAGTTTCGCATCTACAATATGGCGCTGTATGATACTTTGGAGTTTATCGCTAAAAAGCGCATGAAAAAACGTGACAATACGCAAGAACCGCAAGTGGCCATCGAGAAAAAAGTGCAAGAGCTGATGACCAAGTATAACATCGAAAAGCTCTGGCCAGGTGAGGCGAGGGGTCGAACGCTCTCTAATGCCATCGTCATCCTAGATGAGTGGCAAAACAGCTCAAATAACACGACTCAGCTTATCTTATCACGTCTGGATAACAACTGTAAAGCCATCGTCATTGGTTCAAACCGTCAAATTGACAATATGTACCTTAACCGTTTTAACAACGGTTTGACCTCCTTGTTAAAACAGACCAAAAAAGAGCAAACACACATCTCGCTTTTTGCGATAGAGCTCGATAAATCGGTGCGTGGTAAATTCTCACACTTTGCCGATGATATTTTTGGGGACAGTGATAAACACAAATGA